The Methanosarcina barkeri str. Wiesmoor DNA segment GGCCCTGACAACCTGTAATAGCTGCTCCCTTCAGTTCCAAAGTCGGTTCTGTTGAATTCATATTCCCATTTAAAAGCTCCGTTTTCCGCATCAATAGCAGCCACATATCTGTCGTCAGGTGTGCTGATAAACAACGTATTTCCAAAAATAACGGGATTTCCCCACGTGACACTCCGATATTCTTTACTCCACAACAGTTTTCCGGTTTTTGCGTTCAATGCATCAATATTTGAAGAGTATACGGCAAACAAAACTCCATCCTTATACTCTAGGCTAATACCCTGTTCATCACTCCATTCCTTATTCCAGAGTAAGACACCTGTTTCCGCATCCACTGCTATAATAACAGTCTTTCCAAAATCCTCTCTGGCAAGGTAGATGACCCCATCCGCAGCAAGTGTTACCTCTGGAGGTATCTCATACCCAAGCTCCCAGGGTAGTTCATAAGTCCAGGCAACTTTTAAAGGTGGCTCAAGTGTTACAGGTTCAGTTTCACTTAGATGGAATGAAACGTCATAAAACTCAAAGTCATCGTAGTTACTGCCAGTAGCATCACTTCCGGCGCTGATTTTCAGGGTATTATTTCCTGGATTGAAAAGAGAAGGATGAAACGGAATTGTAATATTTACTGCAACATAATTCGGAGTTTCTGCCGGAACATAATCATTAAGGGACCCTATTTTTACCTCATTGAGATATACGTTATCTGAATATTCATCTGTTGGTCCCGGAACAATACTTCTGCCTGTCAATGTGAGTTCTGCACTTTCTATACCCACCGAAGGGTTCAGGGTAAAATTTGCTGTGTAAACCAGCCCTTCAGGATCAACCGGGTTCAATTCTTCTTTAAAATCGTCACCAAGATGATGATGTTCAGTATCGAGAACTATTTCGGCCGCCGAAACGTTTGAAACGGGAATAACTGAAATAACAAGTAATAATAACGCGAGAATGAATGAATTCGTTATCGCAGGACGCATATACCTCAACCCATACCGAAGATTTGAATCACATTTAAATCAGCGCCTGTTTACTATAAGTGCTGAAATCACTAACGCTGAAAAAACAAACATTACCCCGAGTCCTGGAATACTAACTGGCAACTGTAAATCTTCCGCCGATTCTTCAGTTTCGTTAGCTTTTTTAGTTCCGTTAATTTCTTCACTGCCCATCAATTCGTTAATTTTTTCATTTTCTTCAGTTTTTTCTGCCGTCTTTTCTGCCGTCTCCTGTTCAACTCCCAGGTCATCATGACCAAATTCTGCATAGCTAAATATGACAGGCACATCGGCAACTCCAATCTCTTTTCCCGCCTGGTCAAATATATTGTAAATATCATCAAGAGTTGAATTGTTAACTTCCGAGCCTTCCAGAATTCCTACTCCTATACGGTTTTCAATGCTCCAGCCATAGCTTATAACCGGACCCTGAGGATAAGTATAAGGTTCCATGGAATTTCCGGAAAGTTTGTAGACTGTATCAAGTTTACTTAACCATTCTCGTCTCTGATCTTCAATGTAAAATTCGCGTTCTCTTCCATAAGTTGCAATAAATGTATTTTTCTTTTGAGCTTCGATGCTTTTAAGTCCAATTTTTGCAAATGTCCTAACAGTCTCATCCTTATCATTCAGGGCATCTGTAAGAGGATCAATCGCGCGTTTATCTCCAAGTCTACCGAGAGCTTCAGCTGCACGCACCCGAACTCTGGAGTCTTCATCGTTAAGAGCCTGGATCAAAGGCTCTACAGCAGATTCGCCCATCAGACCAAGGTTATAACCCAGATCTGCATCAAGTTCTGGTTCTTCTTTCAAGGCCTGAATCATAGGCTGAAT contains these protein-coding regions:
- a CDS encoding PQQ-binding-like beta-propeller repeat protein; translation: MRPAITNSFILALLLLVISVIPVSNVSAAEIVLDTEHHHLGDDFKEELNPVDPEGLVYTANFTLNPSVGIESAELTLTGRSIVPGPTDEYSDNVYLNEVKIGSLNDYVPAETPNYVAVNITIPFHPSLFNPGNNTLKISAGSDATGSNYDDFEFYDVSFHLSETEPVTLEPPLKVAWTYELPWELGYEIPPEVTLAADGVIYLAREDFGKTVIIAVDAETGVLLWNKEWSDEQGISLEYKDGVLFAVYSSNIDALNAKTGKLLWSKEYRSVTWGNPVIFGNTLFISTPDDRYVAAIDAENGAFKWEYEFNRTDFGTEGSSYYRLSGPVVNGNFVVFRYYASHSIYTEPIAIPEDPELEPELEKPIVKEGLIALNAHTGKVIWEYVYPAEVLYFEPFLYRDLVYTTLSERNILALSVESGEEVWKTNNGKWSNVVEAINGKLFVDFSSPGILQAETGKILNEYPGSKVSFSSAVISDKFVYSTDRNNIHVFNSSTGELIWSSSKIKGYDVSKPILHKGKLYLISSEGTLYAFEHGEEGMFVTKGLESSALYYFPQIAIAAMLILLVILLIKVKNRALVFGSWLIALTGVIFLSLKALEPYTVEFVFGFMSAFVFLFMFVIFLIGIAFLRYGIRKMKHP
- a CDS encoding HEAT repeat domain-containing protein, whose translation is MGIEKLKIHLIFFALVILQLSMFSGINVASAASDEQNIEALIENFNEQDVDVKADSVKALVEAGKPAVGPLIQALDSKDLEIRENAAITLGKIKDERAIDPLIKLLTDEEWEVESAATNALVEIGEPAAEPLIKILQDENEDVFLQMKVIAVLAGIKDERAIQPMIQALKEEPELDADLGYNLGLMGESAVEPLIQALNDEDSRVRVRAAEALGRLGDKRAIDPLTDALNDKDETVRTFAKIGLKSIEAQKKNTFIATYGREREFYIEDQRREWLSKLDTVYKLSGNSMEPYTYPQGPVISYGWSIENRIGVGILEGSEVNNSTLDDIYNIFDQAGKEIGVADVPVIFSYAEFGHDDLGVEQETAEKTAEKTEENEKINELMGSEEINGTKKANETEESAEDLQLPVSIPGLGVMFVFSALVISALIVNRR